In Acidimicrobiales bacterium, the genomic window GGCGACCTCGTACCGGTGGCTCTCGGGGAGGTCCCGGCGGATGTACAGCGCGAGGACGATGCCGAGCACGGGGATGACGTACAGAGCCCGCCAGGCCGAGACGCCGAGGTCGGCGAGCGGGAGGAACCAGACCGCCATGCCCGCCCCCAACGCGGCGGTCATGGCCAACACGCTGATGGCGTAGGCCCGGGAGCCGGCGGGCATCTCCTCGGCGGCCACCACGGCCACGAGCAGAGCGAGCGCGGTGGCGAAGCCGCGGGCCACGGTCTGCGTCGCGCCCAGCCACACGAGGTTGGGGGCGAGGGCGCCCACCATGGTGGCGGCGCAGCCGGCCACTGCGGAGAAGATGAGCATCCGCCGGCGCCCGCGCCGGTCGGCCAGTGCCATGACCGCGAGCGAGAAGACGACGCCGATGCGCACGGCGGCGAGGGCGCCGCCCTGGGCCCGGTCGTCGGCCCCGAACTCGTCGGCGGCGAAGGTGATGGTCTGGGTGATCAGGGTGCCCAGGTAGCCGCTGATCATCACGAGCGCGCAGAGCATGCTCAACACCGAGGCCTCGCGGGCGCCGAAGCGGTCGGGCGGCGCCCACCAGGGGGCCTTGGCGCCCGGGGGGCGGCGGTGGCGCAGCGTGCGCTTGACCAAGGGGTTGAACAGCACCTGCCAGGCCCCGATGGCCAGGGCGAAGTCGGTGGTCTCGGTGAGGACCACGGTGCCGTCCGCCTCGGTCGTCTCGTCGACGGCGCGGTGGTACACGGCGAACGGGCCCGACGCGGCCCGGTAGCCGCCGGCGGGGTCGGCCTCCTCGAGCACGAGGTCGTCGCGTGGGGTCAACACGCGGGCGCGCTCGGCGGGGTCGGCGTCGGCGCCGAAGCGGTGCACGGTCACGACCTGCTTGGGCGCCACCATCGGAAAGTAGCGTGGGGGCATGCGCCTCGTGGTCCGCCCGAGCGGCCCGCTCTCCGGGGTCGTCCCCATCAGCGGGGCGAAGAACTCCGTCCTCAAGATCATGGCGGCCACGACGCTGGCCTCCGGGCGCTTCACCCTGCGCAACGTGCCGGCCATCGCCGACGTGGCGTGGACGGGTGAGCTGCTCACCGAGATGGGCATGACCGTGCGCCACGAGGGCGACGTCCTGACCATCGACTCGCCCCCCGACCTGATCCCCGAGGCCCCGTACGAGTTGGTCGAGCGCATGCGGGCGTCGATCGTCGTGCTCGGGCCGCTGCTGGCCCGGTTCGGGCACGCCCGGGTGGCACTCCCGGGCGGCGACGACTTCGGCCCCCGCCCCATCGACATGCACCTCCGCGCGCTCGAGGCGCTCGGGGCCGAGTTCACGATGGCCCACGGCTACGTGGAGGGTCGCGCCGACCGGCTCCTCGGCACCCGCATCCTGCTCGACTTCCCGAGCGTGGGGGCCACCGAGAACGCCTTGATGGCGGCGGTGCTGGCCAAGGGCACGACCATCATCGACAATGCCGCGCGCGAGCCCGAGATCGCCGACCTCGCCGCGTGCCTCAACCGCATGGGCGCCCAGATCATCGGGGCCGGCACCTCCACCATCGCCATCGAGGGCGTCGAGGAGCTGGTGCCGGTCGAGCACACCATCGTCCCGGACCGGATCGAGGCCGCCACCTACCTCGCCGCCGTCGGCGTGGCGGGCGGCGAGATCACCCTCGAGGGCGCTCGCCCCGACCACATGACGATGCTGATCCAGAAGCTGGGCGAGATGGGCATGCGCATCTCGCCCGACCCCGACGGGATCTGGGCGCTGCGCCGCGATCGCCTGCGGTCGGTCGACGTCTCCACCCTGCCGTACCCGGGCCTGGCCACCGATTACAAGCCGTTCCTGGTGGTCCTCCTCGCCTTCGCCGACGGGGTGGGGATCGTCACCGAGAACCTCTTCTCGGGCCGCTTCCGCTACGTCGACGAGCTCGTGCGCATGGGCGCCGACATCCGCACCGAGAGCCACCACGCCGTGGTGCGCGGCCTCGACCGGCTGTCCGGTGCGCCGGTGCGGGCGCCCGACATCCGGGCCGGCGCCGCGCTGGCCATCGCCGGCCTCGGCGCCGAGGGCGAGACCGTCGTGGCCGGCGCCGAGCACATCGACCGGGGCTACGAGCGCTTCGTCGAGAAGCTCCGTGCCATCGGCGCCGACATCGAGGCGGTCCCCTGATCTCGTCGCGGTGATCGCGTAGTAGCTTCGCCTCGGTGTCCACCCCCTCCGTGCGCCGGACCTTCCTCGACGACGAGCGCCAGGAGCAGTTCGCCCGGGACGGGTACGTCGTCATGCCGCTGCTCACCGAGGACGACATCGCGTACTTCGAGCAGCTGATCGACGAGCTGTACTCGCAGCCGGAGGAGTACTTCTACACCTCCGCGGAGAACTTCTACACCTCGGCGCAGAACCGGCCGGCGGATCCCAACTTCCTCAAGGTGCACGAGGCCGTGGTCGAGCGCTTCCAGGCGCGGATCGACGAGGTCTTCGACCGACACCTCATTCGGCACGGCTACGTGATGTCCAAGCCGCCGCACAGCGTGCTCGGCGTCCCACTGCACCAGGACGAGGCCTTCGTGAACGAGCCCGAGGTCCGCGGGGTCCTGATCTGGTGCCCGCTGGTGGACACCACGCTCGAGAACGGTTGGCTCAACGTGCTCCCGGGCTCGCACCGACTGTTGGAGATCGACCGCCCGACCGGTCATCCCCCTTGGCCGTTCCGCCCGGTCGAGGACCGGCTGTACAACCACCTCGTGCCCCTCGAGGTGCGGGCCGGGGACGTGGTCGCCTACGACGGCGCCCTCATCCACGCCTCACCGCCCAACCGCTCGGATGCCGTCCGCCCCGTCGTCGG contains:
- a CDS encoding MFS transporter, which codes for MAPKQVVTVHRFGADADPAERARVLTPRDDLVLEEADPAGGYRAASGPFAVYHRAVDETTEADGTVVLTETTDFALAIGAWQVLFNPLVKRTLRHRRPPGAKAPWWAPPDRFGAREASVLSMLCALVMISGYLGTLITQTITFAADEFGADDRAQGGALAAVRIGVVFSLAVMALADRRGRRRMLIFSAVAGCAATMVGALAPNLVWLGATQTVARGFATALALLVAVVAAEEMPAGSRAYAISVLAMTAALGAGMAVWFLPLADLGVSAWRALYVIPVLGIVLALYIRRDLPESHRYEVAHERAPTKAHPRRVALLAASGFLLAIFTAPASQFQNEFLRSEHGFSALQISLFTLATATPGGIGVLVGGHLADLRGRRQVGAIAVAGGVGLTVVMYLTTGWGIWIASAIGSIVGAAAVPALGVYGPELFPTTSRGRTNGVISAVGVIGSSAGLLIAGSLSDHFGTFGPAMALLAIGPAILAVLIITAYPETAHLELEEINPEDQVDTPELDASGY
- the murA gene encoding UDP-N-acetylglucosamine 1-carboxyvinyltransferase, whose amino-acid sequence is MRLVVRPSGPLSGVVPISGAKNSVLKIMAATTLASGRFTLRNVPAIADVAWTGELLTEMGMTVRHEGDVLTIDSPPDLIPEAPYELVERMRASIVVLGPLLARFGHARVALPGGDDFGPRPIDMHLRALEALGAEFTMAHGYVEGRADRLLGTRILLDFPSVGATENALMAAVLAKGTTIIDNAAREPEIADLAACLNRMGAQIIGAGTSTIAIEGVEELVPVEHTIVPDRIEAATYLAAVGVAGGEITLEGARPDHMTMLIQKLGEMGMRISPDPDGIWALRRDRLRSVDVSTLPYPGLATDYKPFLVVLLAFADGVGIVTENLFSGRFRYVDELVRMGADIRTESHHAVVRGLDRLSGAPVRAPDIRAGAALAIAGLGAEGETVVAGAEHIDRGYERFVEKLRAIGADIEAVP
- a CDS encoding phytanoyl-CoA dioxygenase family protein, with the translated sequence MSTPSVRRTFLDDERQEQFARDGYVVMPLLTEDDIAYFEQLIDELYSQPEEYFYTSAENFYTSAQNRPADPNFLKVHEAVVERFQARIDEVFDRHLIRHGYVMSKPPHSVLGVPLHQDEAFVNEPEVRGVLIWCPLVDTTLENGWLNVLPGSHRLLEIDRPTGHPPWPFRPVEDRLYNHLVPLEVRAGDVVAYDGALIHASPPNRSDAVRPVVGIGLTPAEVQLHCDFYVEEEDRVDRYYVTPEFYIRHELGVQPTAMYERVEPRAWDPPTVTEADIDGWYGPDPGRSPEWEPFMTPDWDPSHREQFTPPDESSAAVGDPLADNADAEPVESAPAPGPTSAYRRARRLAGRVKRRVTGAH